Proteins co-encoded in one Gopherus evgoodei ecotype Sinaloan lineage chromosome 4, rGopEvg1_v1.p, whole genome shotgun sequence genomic window:
- the RASSF10 gene encoding ras association domain-containing protein 10: protein MEPEERKISVWLCQEEKLISGLSRRTTCSDVVRVVLEDNSQRQQLAALQESGGGMLSGPPESYCIVEKWRGFERILPNKTKILRLWAAWGDEQENVRFVLVRSEASLPNTGPRSAEARVVLSKERPCHGLGAARASLALTQEKQRRVVRKAFRKLAKINKKRQQPLAKEASSAERMETLVHLVLSQDHTIRQQIQRLRELDREIDRYEAKIHLDRMKRHGVNYVQDTYLVGASSCELEASRELEPGPGPGPDGAAGQLEQYARKCQEVLQLQEQRTRQEELLEHLASEIQEELNERWMKRRREELAAAKGSSSNLSEPECNTTEVSGGAGSELHVEQERLKTQLSTSLYIGLRLSTDLEAIKTDLDYTQRAREDKERELQRLLETLNTLDFADTQAAAQILLPEERAPGSPALHEAGLGTPVGSSDVWDGQARGRCKACEENDEDSDTGLSSMHSQDSDSVPVCESLV, encoded by the coding sequence ATGGAGCCGGAGGAGAGGAAGATCTCGGTGTGGCTCTGCCAGGAGGAAAAGTTGATCTCTGGCCTCTCCAGACGCACCACTTGCTCCGACGTGGTGCGGGTGGTGCTGGAGGACAACAGCCAGCGGCAGCAGCTGGCCGCCCTGCAGGAGTCCGGCGGGGGGATGCTCTCGGGGCCCCCCGAGTCCTACTGCATCGTGGAGAAGTGGAGGGGCTTCGAGAGGATCCTGCCCAACAAGACCAAGATCctgaggctctgggctgcctggggGGACGAGCAGGAGAACGTCCGCTTCGTGCTGGTCCGCAGCGAGGCGTCCCTGCCCAACACGGGGCCCCGCAGCGCCGAGGCCAGGGTGGTGCTGAGCAAGGAGCGCCCCTGCCATGGCCTCGGGGCAGCCCGGGCCAGCCTGGCGCTCACGCAGGAGAAGCAGCGCCGGGTGGTGAGAAAAGCCTTCCGGAAACTGGCCAAGATCAACAAGAAGCGGCAGCAGCCGCTGGCCAAGGAGGCGTCCTCGGCGGAGAGGATGGAGACCCTGGTGCACCTGGTGCTGTCGCAGGACCACACCATCCGCCAGCAGATCCAGCGGCTCCGGGAGCTGGACCGGGAGATCGACAGGTACGAGGCTAAGATCCACCTGGACCGCATGAAGCGGCACGGCGTGAACTACGTGCAGGACACCTACCTGGTGGGGGCCAGCAGCTGCGAGCTGGAGGCGAGCCGGGAGCTGGAGCcgggcccgggcccgggcccgGACGGGGCGGCCGGGCAGCTGGAGCAGTACGCGAGGAAgtgccaggaggtgctgcagctgcaggagcagcggACGCGGCAGGAAGAGCTGCTGGAGCACCTGGCCAGCGAGATCCAGGAGGAGCTGAACGAGCGCTGGATGAAGCGGCGCCGGGAGGAGCTGGCCGCGGCCAAGGGCTCCAGTTCCAACCTGTCCGAGCCCGAGTGCAACACCACGGAGGTGAGCGGCGGGGCCGGCAGCGAGCTCCACGTGGAGCAGGAGCGCCTGAAGACCCAGCTGAGCACCAGCCTCTACATCGGGCTGCGGCTGAGCACGGACTTAGAGGCGATCAAAACGGACCTGGATTACACGCAGCGCGCCCGGGAGGACAAGGAGCGGGAGCTGCAGCGCCTGCTCGAGACGCTGAACACCTTGGACTTCGCGGACACCCAGGCGGCAGCTCAGATCCTCCTCCCCGAGGAGCGCGCTCCCGGCAGCCCTGCCTTACACGAAGCTGGGCTGGGGACTCCAGTGGGCAGCTCAGACGTCTGGGATGGCCAGGCCAGGGGCCGGTGCAAGGCCTGCGAGGAGAACGATGAGGACTCGGATACAGGACTGAGCTCCATGCACAGCCAGGACTCTGACTCTGTCCCAGTCTGTGAATCGCTTGTATAG